In Ostrea edulis chromosome 6, xbOstEdul1.1, whole genome shotgun sequence, a single window of DNA contains:
- the LOC125647903 gene encoding neurotensin receptor type 1-like isoform X1 produces the protein MIIPLIRPHHADLRSEINFFPLFPLSKDMNWTGTAMTLHFNELYDYLRKESTNASERNSSVHDWVGHIETDTFLTNARIFYSYFTPGILIVGFLGNLLSLYVFLSRNMRGLSASTYLAALSTSDLLTLMFYVTVEWLRRGLLYLRPEIKLTFIDVDGFCQFQLYMSYMSRFLSAWLVVAFTGERYIGVCHPLKRRNICTKSGTRRIVGSIFVISAVVVLYKPILSAVFVSSDGKHYCTTERDYNFVSFILDSIYAVLITLVPFIIISVLNILIMRRLIIRNKRKRECKIITEESIIRLEFTIILLAISFCFIGLNIPFFAVWLRNFLHSKYISNVDVLELYTHNFEFWQGVLYITRSIFYINYCINFFLYSITGAYFRREVKMLFTYHSLKRDSYSRCSLRNSRSNSHTPQSYL, from the coding sequence agatATGAACTGGACTGGTACTGCTATGACTCTACACTTCAATGAGCTGTATGATTATCTACGGAAAGAATCCACGAACGCCAGCGAGAGGAACTCCAGTGTCCACGACTGGGTCGGACATATTGAAACAGACACATTTCTGACGAACGCTAGGATATTTTACTCCTACTTTACTCCAGGGATTCTCATTGTCGGATTTTTAGGCAATTTGCTATCGCTATATGTGTTTTTATCCAGAAATATGAGAGGGCTTTCGGCAAGCACGTACCTAGCCGCCTTGTCGACGTCTGATCTTCTGACGCTGATGTTTTACGTTACTGTTGAGTGGCTAAGAAGAGGACTTCTGTACTTGAGGCCGGAAATAAAGCTTACATTTATCGATGTCGATGGCTTCTGTCAGTTTCAACTTTACATGTCCTACATGTCGCGATTTCTGTCAGCGTGGCTGGTGGTGGCTTTCACAGGAGAACGCTACATTGGCGTCTGTCACCCGCTGAAGAGGAGAAATATCTGTACAAAGAGTGGTACGAGGCGAATAGTGGGTTCCATCTTCGTGATATCAGCCGTAGTTGTGCTGTATAAACCTATCCTCAGCGCTGTGTTTGTGAGTTCGGATGGAAAACACTATTGTACGACAGAGAGAGACTATAACTTTGTCTCTTTTATTCTGGACAGCATTTACGCCGTACTGATCACGCTTGTTCCGTTCATAATCATCTCAGTGTTAAACATTCTCATCATGCGAAGACTTATCATCCGAAACAAACGAAAAAGAGAATGTAAAATTATTACGGAAGAAAGCATTATTCGGTTAGAATTCACAATTATCCTATTAGCGATTTCATTCTGTTTCATTGGTCTTAACATTCCCTTTTTCGCTGTGTGGCTTCGAAATTTCCTGCATTCCAAATATATATCGAACGTGGACGTTTTGGAACTGTATACACACAACTTTGAATTTTGGCAAGGTGTGCTTTACATTACAAGGAGTATTTTCTACATCAACTACTGCATAAACTTTTTCCTATACAGCATTACTGGGGCTTATTTCCGAAGAGAAGTGAAGATGCTGTTTACGTACCACTCGTTAAAGAGAGACTCGTATAGCAGGTGCTCGCTACGAAACTCGCGCTCAAATTCCCATACTCCACAGTCGTACTTGTGA
- the LOC125647903 gene encoding neurotensin receptor type 1-like isoform X2 has product MNWTGTAMTLHFNELYDYLRKESTNASERNSSVHDWVGHIETDTFLTNARIFYSYFTPGILIVGFLGNLLSLYVFLSRNMRGLSASTYLAALSTSDLLTLMFYVTVEWLRRGLLYLRPEIKLTFIDVDGFCQFQLYMSYMSRFLSAWLVVAFTGERYIGVCHPLKRRNICTKSGTRRIVGSIFVISAVVVLYKPILSAVFVSSDGKHYCTTERDYNFVSFILDSIYAVLITLVPFIIISVLNILIMRRLIIRNKRKRECKIITEESIIRLEFTIILLAISFCFIGLNIPFFAVWLRNFLHSKYISNVDVLELYTHNFEFWQGVLYITRSIFYINYCINFFLYSITGAYFRREVKMLFTYHSLKRDSYSRCSLRNSRSNSHTPQSYL; this is encoded by the coding sequence ATGAACTGGACTGGTACTGCTATGACTCTACACTTCAATGAGCTGTATGATTATCTACGGAAAGAATCCACGAACGCCAGCGAGAGGAACTCCAGTGTCCACGACTGGGTCGGACATATTGAAACAGACACATTTCTGACGAACGCTAGGATATTTTACTCCTACTTTACTCCAGGGATTCTCATTGTCGGATTTTTAGGCAATTTGCTATCGCTATATGTGTTTTTATCCAGAAATATGAGAGGGCTTTCGGCAAGCACGTACCTAGCCGCCTTGTCGACGTCTGATCTTCTGACGCTGATGTTTTACGTTACTGTTGAGTGGCTAAGAAGAGGACTTCTGTACTTGAGGCCGGAAATAAAGCTTACATTTATCGATGTCGATGGCTTCTGTCAGTTTCAACTTTACATGTCCTACATGTCGCGATTTCTGTCAGCGTGGCTGGTGGTGGCTTTCACAGGAGAACGCTACATTGGCGTCTGTCACCCGCTGAAGAGGAGAAATATCTGTACAAAGAGTGGTACGAGGCGAATAGTGGGTTCCATCTTCGTGATATCAGCCGTAGTTGTGCTGTATAAACCTATCCTCAGCGCTGTGTTTGTGAGTTCGGATGGAAAACACTATTGTACGACAGAGAGAGACTATAACTTTGTCTCTTTTATTCTGGACAGCATTTACGCCGTACTGATCACGCTTGTTCCGTTCATAATCATCTCAGTGTTAAACATTCTCATCATGCGAAGACTTATCATCCGAAACAAACGAAAAAGAGAATGTAAAATTATTACGGAAGAAAGCATTATTCGGTTAGAATTCACAATTATCCTATTAGCGATTTCATTCTGTTTCATTGGTCTTAACATTCCCTTTTTCGCTGTGTGGCTTCGAAATTTCCTGCATTCCAAATATATATCGAACGTGGACGTTTTGGAACTGTATACACACAACTTTGAATTTTGGCAAGGTGTGCTTTACATTACAAGGAGTATTTTCTACATCAACTACTGCATAAACTTTTTCCTATACAGCATTACTGGGGCTTATTTCCGAAGAGAAGTGAAGATGCTGTTTACGTACCACTCGTTAAAGAGAGACTCGTATAGCAGGTGCTCGCTACGAAACTCGCGCTCAAATTCCCATACTCCACAGTCGTACTTGTGA